GTTTTTCTCGCAAGGCACCCCCTGGAGGCCGCAAGCAAGCGTGTTTTCGAGGCCTTTCAGCAGTGACACTCCATGGGGTTGGCGCGGAGGGGAAAGAGAGGCACCGCTGAGCCGGGGAGTTCagaggcctctctctcttcgttatccccgcggcgcgtccgaGTCTGTGAGCAGGGCTGCGCACGGTTTGACAAACTGCGCCGGCGATTTCTCGGTCGTCTCGGCGTTGTGCGTCATCCACAAGTAGCTTTCGTGTTGCATACGAATTTCCGTCCGGAGGGAACTCCGTTTCGCTGCGTGATGCTCGTTGTTTGCTCGCGCGCTAAATCCTGAGGAGCTTTTCCCCCGCGACGGGTGACTCTGTGTCTtgcgcagaagaaaaggctcgcgcgccggccttgCTCGGACGCTgtggcgcgagagagagaggagtcTTTCGCGGCTACTAGCCCAAGCCAAAGGACCTCTTCAGAGGTTGTTCTTCGCATCTTTATTCGATTCAAGTTTCGTGTTTCCTCCGGGCGGGACCTCTCCTTGCCTGAATCGACGCGTAACGGTATTCCATTCCGTGTCTGCTGTCTTCCGTCCGAGCTAGCTGCGACGACTCCCCTATCGTTTCCGCCAAAATGACGAGGGGATCCAGCCGCCAGTGTCGCTTGACTCACTGCCTTTTTCCGGGCAATGCCGCTCTGAAGACGGTGGCTGTGGCTCTTTTGCTGGCTTCTttgtgcgtcttcgtctccagTTTCACGCTGGACGGTGCGGGGCGTGGCAGGAAAGTCTACGCCGCGGAGGGTGCAGATCAGGGCGTTGACGACTCGAGCCTCGGAGATATCAAGTTGGCGGGTGCGGGGCaacagcagctgctgaaTCAACTCAAAAAGGAGCTTGGAACTGATGACGCAGATCTGAGTTTGTTGGAGCGGCAACATGGCGTCAGTGAAGTCGAAAACGCTGTGCTGCGGGACGCTGTCCCTGGGATGAGCGGAGACTTagaagacgaggagcgaGACAGTGCGtccgaggaagcagacgaggacgcgagcggcTCTGCAGAGAACGACAGTGCATCCTTCGTGGAAAGTGGTGAggccgaagacgcagacaacTTCGAAAAGGAAGGAGACACCGAGATGAATGActccgacgacgaggcggcgggctccTTCGTGGAAGACGACCCAGATCAAGAATCGGACGCCGCTTATGACAGCGGATCTGCCTCCTTCGTGGAAGGAGAGGACACGGCTTCAGAGGAAGCTTCCGACTCAGATGCGTACCACGACGAACCCgaggatgaagaagaggaggccgcgactCTGGCAGACCCCTACGGCGCAACGCCCGTCTCCTACCTGCAAGAGGACGCGGATGACAACGATGTTGAATTCGAGGAGGAACCGTCCTCTTTTATTCAAGTCGGTGCGACGGATCGGTTGATCAAGAAGCACGCGCACCAAAACCGCCAATTGGCACACGACCGACCTGCTTCGGCGTTCAACCAGGATCGCATCAGACTGCGACTCGCAGACCAGACCGCAGTTGAGGACGAGCTTCTCAACGAGGCGTCTGATCTCGAAGGCGGTAGGTTTGGAGCTTCATTTTTGCCGTCTCCCGTGAATACGAAGGCAGGTTTCAACGTCGGTTAGGACGGAGACTCTGCCGAAATGAAGAGAGGGTGCACCTGTCGATGAAAACGAACATACTCAGTGTCTGTTTATTTCCGGTCGGTGGTGGTGTTTGTTTCCAGGTCAGGGCGTGGTGTCTCCAACTGACGATGgggctgcagaaggcgagggcagTGCAACAGATGCTGACAGCATCGCGGCCGAAATGAAGGGACCGCCGATGGAGGAGAACGGGCAGGAACCCGTTGCGCTGGCTGGAGAGGCTGAGTCTGCGGAAGAGTCTCTTTCTAGTGAAGAAGCGCCTGTGCTGCAGGAGGGCATGCCGTCCGGAGGTTCGGCAGAGGAGACCGCAGAGCCTGTCGTCGCGACTCCAGAGAAGGCTCCGGGTGCGCTGGATGTTGATGCGGCGGAAGTGGCGCCTGCCCGGGCTCCTGAGGCGGAAACTGTCGAGGGGACGGCTGCTCAAATCGTGGAGGAGATGAGCAAGCAAGACCAGGGCGTCGAAGAGTCCAGACCCCAGGAAGTTCTCAGTAGGTGCTAGGCAGTTTAGGGCTTCTAACCAATCGCGTGGCGCGCAAATGTGATAAGACTCCTTGAGACGTCATCCTGTGTTAATGAGGCGTGTGCGACATTTCCCTGTGGTGTGAATGCAGAACGACACACCTGGCAAGATATGGAGACCCAGCGTAAGTGGTAAAGTCAAATTAGCGCATCCAGCTCAAGTCCTCATGTAGCTCAGTAACCGGAAAGCCGTAGAGTTTTTTAACTTTTATTTTTTGTGATGTGTATGCGATGATTTTTCAGAGGACCTGCGAACAAGAGGAGACTTGAGTACGTCATTCGTACGATTCTTAGTGAAGCAGGAGAGTTAATAATGTAGAATGTATTGCACTGCCAAAACGTCTCGTCCTCAACATTTTCTGCTCTCTCTTGTTTGCTTATGTTTGCAGGCGCAAAGAAAAGTGACCAGACTGCCGTTGCTGTGGCATCTGTCTCTTTGGTCGGGCTCTCCGTTGCGTACCAGTTCCTGTTCAGCGTCTGAATGACTACCGAGTAAAATATTGTTCCGGTCGGTCGTCAGGAAGCATTTTCTTGACCGAGGGAACTGTTTGATAATTCGATTATTTCCCGGCTGTCGAGGCTAATGAGTTTTGTGATTTCGTGAAGTCTGACTCCTGATTAAACCTAACTATTTTGGGGAAATCGCAGATGATCTGTGTATGAATACCCATGTACCTTCGTGGTGGCGTCCCTCCAAAAGAACCGGAATGTGCAATCGGCTACGGAGTTCCGGTAAAACGTCCGGAGGGAATCGCGCCTGAGGACGGGGGAAAGGTTAAAGTAGGAGGCGACCTGTAGAAGAACGAGTATCGTTGGAGTGTCATGTCGCTTTTGTGCAAGAGAACACTAGATTATCCGTAGAAAGATCATCGTCTGGTTTCACGTCTTATAGTGTCTATATATCAGAAAGGGCTGAGTTAGCATCATGGTTTCGCTATCTACGAGCACGTGAAGGGGAAAACCTACTGGCCTTTCGAGACCGGTTGCATAGTGTACTGCTTGTGCACCCCCTGACTAGTCAACAGCTAGCACAAATATGCTCGCGGAATACACAGAGTTCATTGCAATCAGGACACACCCCTCCTCCATCGGAACATACCTTGGATGAAACCCCGTCACACACGTCGGTTGTGCAGCGTAGAATCAAATCTGTGTAGATTACTACGGTAGCTCGGGTTTATGTCTTGGGGCGTAAAAAACACTTCATTATGCTAACTCGCAGGTTTTGTGAGGGTGGCGTGCTTCCCAGAAGCATGATTTACAAAGGCCTCATATTTTTGCTGCTCGTACTGGTGCATCTTTCAATGGCACTTTCTAACTAGCCGCACGCTGACTCGGTGGCACCGGATTCGATGTCGCGAACCGCGCGTATCCAGGAGTGTTTCAGTTCAGCTTCCTATACGGTATGCATACGTCGTTCTTGTAGTCGGCTGGTCGATGTGATGGTGGCTCCGATGGGTACACCGTGTCTGCGGATAACTATGGCTGTGGGGATGTGCGTCCACGGTTCCATCTGAAGTCTGGGTGCGGTATTCTGTGACGTCCGAAGTAGTACCCGTGAGACCACTAATTCCCAATTCAAGAGGATGTGCCACACGAAATACGTGGCATAAGACACGCATAGTATCACCATCATTTCCCACCTTGGGTCCTTGGCTGTTGTCAGTGCTGCGGGAGAGTAGATTGACTAGACTGCGTGCCACTACGTTTCGGCTGACATGAAATAGCAGATGAGATACGCAATTTGTCACTTTGCTTCTCACTGCGCCAAAGAGGGtttctcgccttttctgGGCAAATTTTGTGTTTCCACTGAGTTTCGCACGTGAATTCGGGTTCACGTTGGTTCTGGCCCGAAGCCTCCTCTTTTGACTAGAATTTGACACTACCAGGTTCTACCTACATGTTTGAAAAAGATTCCGTGGTTGGTTCTTGCAAGTAAAGGCTCCGTGCGTAGGACTGCTCCGTCAATATCGCTTCTGTCAACAACGAGCACACAGTCACATTATCGTTCCAGCTGCTTGGTCTTGTTAGCCGTCTGCCTTTCAATCATCGTTTTTTACCATTTGTTGACTACAGTGCACTTTCGCTCTGTACATCATTATTCTCTTGCAGCCCTCATGAATCCATGTGGATGTTCGCGATGGAGAGTGGCGACTACATTCATCGTTGCGCTCTCTACTGTCACTTCGCTCGTCGCTGGCGGTAAGTACGTGTTCTTTTAACTTGCACAACAGTCATTTGCGCCAGGAGAGCAGGTCACAAACTTTTTCACAATCTCAGATGACCCCAGGCGCACGTCTTAAACAGTAGGGATGCCATGGAAACTTCGATAGCTTGGCACAGGGTTAGCTTACGGCCTTGGGAAATTCGACCTGCTTTGTTTCACTCACAAGTCTTCCGGAACGCCCAAGACAGTGCACAGTGAATGCTGGCTGGCCCCGCGCAGCACAGCTTCCACAAGACACTACAGCCTGATGCTGTTTTGTTAGTTCGCTTGGTAGGGGTCGCGAGCTGTCTGTAGACGAACAGAGAAGGGAAAAAGACTAGCCAGAGCATCTCCAGAAAATGTGATACCTCCTGCCAGAACCGACCACCTGAAGAGACTGGAAAAAACCCCCCGTGCGCACTACCCTCACCACACTGAACGATGACTTTGACAAACGTCCCTCCCGCTTGCGGCCCGTGGACCTCACGATACCGAGGATGAGTTTTGCTTGGCCTCTCTGTGCAGTGTGTAAGTTTTTCCGGAGGGCAGAAGCAACGGGGGCTGTCATTTTTCCATAATCTTGGAAAAACTGTGGCTTCCACGTCTCCTTCAGCAAGGCCTCGAGGAGGCTCGCCACTTGGCTCCTCAACAGCTCAGAGATACAAGGCTGCTACCGCCTTCACCGAGCATATGGACCTTTTGATGGCGGATAAATCAGCTGGTCTCCTGAATGATGCAGAGGCAGTCCGAGCTGTAGAACAGTTCCTCACGAGTGTTTATGATGAGGTTGCTTCGGCccc
The Besnoitia besnoiti strain Bb-Ger1 chromosome VIII, whole genome shotgun sequence genome window above contains:
- a CDS encoding rhoptry protein ROP6 (encoded by transcript BESB_084550); its protein translation is MTRGSSRQCRLTHCLFPGNAALKTVAVALLLASLCVFVSSFTLDGAGRGRKVYAAEGADQGVDDSSLGDIKLAGAGQQQLLNQLKKELGTDDADLSLLERQHGVSEVENAVLRDAVPGMSGDLEDEERDSASEEADEDASGSAENDSASFVESGEAEDADNFEKEGDTEMNDSDDEAAGSFVEDDPDQESDAAYDSGSASFVEGEDTASEEASDSDAYHDEPEDEEEEAATLADPYGATPVSYLQEDADDNDVEFEEEPSSFIQVGATDRLIKKHAHQNRQLAHDRPASAFNQDRIRLRLADQTAVEDELLNEASDLEGGQGVVSPTDDGAAEGEGSATDADSIAAEMKGPPMEENGQEPVALAGEAESAEESLSSEEAPVLQEGMPSGGSAEETAEPVVATPEKAPGALDVDAAEVAPARAPEAETVEGTAAQIVEEMSKQDQGVEESRPQEVLSRGPANKRRLEYVIRAKKSDQTAVAVASVSLVGLSVAYQFLFSV